The Oncorhynchus mykiss isolate Arlee chromosome 17, USDA_OmykA_1.1, whole genome shotgun sequence genomic interval GTTGATAAGTGCgcgaatttgaccattttcctgtcctgctaaacattcaaaatgtaacgagtacttttgagtgtcaaGGACAATTTATGGAgaaaaagtacattgttttctgTAGGAATGTAGAGAAGtgaaagtagtcaaaaatataaatagtaaagtacagatgccCCAAAAAACTATATAAGTactactttcaagtatttttacttaagtactttacatcactgataacctctcacatagcttTAATATTAACTACTGCAGAATAATATtttcttgcagtaaaataatACACCATGTAGGCAAAATGTTGACTTGgggacaggagtggagaaatattattcatttttttcagcatcttgagagaatgagaATGGTCAGTTAGATATCATCTGTAGAGGTGGTATCTTTATCAGTGTCATAGAATcttagtatttcaaccacataaaatatgcaagCCTAACTGGAATCTTATTAGTAACATGTTGGGTcattttcacagctttctatttcTTTACAACCAGTCAAACTGATTccatttggacattttgcacaaAATCTTTCCCATTTAGTTTTTTTGTTGACATATTGCGTTTTATCCCCGGTCCCTAAACATCTTCGCTCCGTGAAAGAAGATGACAGAGAAATTTACTGATGTCAACTAcattgaagcattcattctatcgatttatgacattctggtgagcaaggatttatttagtcttctagggcaacatataatgacagaagagaagctgaatgtatctaattatagacaagttgactaacaaatagcctaccaaaatgtcgaaaattataagcagaaacatatctagTCTATGCAAAAGAAAATcctgcacaaactgtcaaaatTGTTTCCGCCATctttgactgtagcctacaaCGCATTTTGCGTGTAAGATTTTCACTTAATCACATATAGTCAGCCCCACTTCTTTTTTTCATTCTTTTTTTGTGGGGAGGGGAGGTACTTTTCACCCTTTTTTCGctccaatttcgtgatatccaattggtagttacagtcttgtcccatcgctgcaactcccatacggactcgggagaggcgacggtcgacacaccaaacatgtggaagaaacaCGACTCCGCCAAGCCGACCtgtttcttgacacactgctctcttaacccggaagccagccacaccaatgtgtcggaggaaacaccgtacagctggcaACCAAAGTCAGTGTGCATGCGTaaggcccaccacaaggagtcgctagagcgcgatgggacaaggacttcCCAGCCGCCAACCctccccctaacccggacgacactgggccaattgtgcaccgcctcataggtctcccggtcacggccagctgagacacagcccgggatcaaacctggatctgtagtgacacgATGCAGTGCCTTTGCGCTGTCTAAAACAGCCCAAAGTCTAAAAACATGGACAAAGTCTGATCTTGTAATGGTTGCTATGCTTTTCTCTTGCAGACTGGACTCATGTTCTGGCCATTCATGCAGGTAAATGACTGTCTTTGTATAATCATATCTTAAAGAATATGAAAGCCTTGAACACACACTTCCTGTCCAACCAGTACTACTAACTTGAACAATGTCAATCATTACGGTTTCATAATATATTTACTGTATTCCATGAACATTTACAAATGTACAATGAACAAGACTTTGCTCTCTCACCTACCTCCCACacgtcctcctctcccctcatctcttccttcccctctctcctagtTCCTGAACTTTTCCATGGTGCCTCTGTACATGCGGACCACCTTCGCAGGGTGCTGTGCCTTCGTCTGGGCCACCTTCCTGTGTTTCTCACGTCAGAGTGGGGACGGCACTGCTAACGCCGCCCTCGCATGGATGTTTACTCCAAAACAGGATACGACGACAGAGCCTGAAGCGGAGAAACTCGGGCCCAAAGTGGACCAGAGAGGGCCCAAACTAGACACAGAAGAACCCAAACCGGAGAACCCAAGCCCCAAAGAGGAGACACAAACACCCACTGTTAAGCAGGACGACCAAGCACAAACAAAGGAGGTGGAGGCTAGTTTGAACAAGGGCACACAAACTGACACAACACCCAGCCAGGAGAAGGGACCACAGACAAGCACTGACTCAAAATGAATCTCTGGTAGATGCTAGTTCTATAGAACCTTCAAATAAGAATACTGTCTATATCTCAAAATGTTCTCATCTTGAAACGTTTAATTCCAATGTGCTATGCTACGGCACAAGATGTCGGCAGGGTGTAACGTATTGCTATACAAAGGGGCTTTGTATTTATTGAAATTGTTATTGATAACAATTGGATCCAGCATTCTTTAACAAACCATACTTGAACATAGAAGTGCTTGTACTACTGCACTTATCTtccccctttctccatctctctctatatctctctctctctctctccccctcttgacAGACAACTTGTAAAATCAGTGTGTTGTACAATGTAGGCTATTTTAAATGTTCTGCTCTTATCTCTGACGTCTGAAGGAATGAGTGTGCATTTCCAATGAGCATTGAGTCATAGTGATTCACGAATcttgttatttgtttgtttcctATCTCCTGTCAAACATCACATATTTCTGACAACATGAATAATTTATCCAATCTATAGTAGTAGATACATATGTTAATACTATTTACAATAGTTGATAATCAATGCTCGATATAGATTTTTGCTTGATATTATTATCCGTTAAAAAATGTTTGAAAAGATTTTCCATTGCACGTCCTGAATGAACATAACTCTGAAGTGGCTCCTATGCAGATGATATCCACATCACAGATCTGCCTCCCCTCAGAATCTGCTTCCCCAAGCAGACATCTGtgtctaccctcctcctcctccttcttctgtCAAGGCTCTCATTATGCTGACCAGTTGATTGATAAACAGATGTTCAGGGTATTGATTAGGCAGCTTGTTTTAATGCGATTAGTGTGATTACACTGGGTTAATTCGAGTATGTGTCTGGCCTGGCTCTGGCAGTGATGACAGTGAAGCTAAGTTGATAGGGGAGCCTGGTATTTCTTCGAATAGTGATTGTGGGAACTTGGGAGGATTCAATTGTACTGTATGTCTGAATAACTGGGATTACAGTAGATATTGTGTGGAGAACGCTGAAACTACTGCTGTTGTCATGATATATATTATATTTCCTATCATGTCTGTACACGATCCAACTAGTACATAATGTTTAGCAGGGCATTATGTACCTGTCGGTACTATAGGGCtatatttaattgtttttatCTGTGGGATCAATCTAAAACATATCTGTATTTCTATTTCTACTAGTACACAATTGTTATACATTGTAATATGATATTTTACTAAATATTTTGAATGTACGCCTGGTGCACATCAATCCAAGTCTATTGTGAGATTAACCTTGCCTCAGATTTAATATATTTATTATTGTAAATTAAAATGAAAACATCATCAATGCTGGTCTATTCTCTTTTGTGATTAATCTCTTAACACATTTATTTTACACATCAAAAACGTCCAAGTGAAACTGATTATTGGCCCAGTCATGTGCATCAACATAGCAGCAGCCAATAGGTTCAACAGCGTGAAATGAGTCATCACGTCAGAGCCATATTGAATAGACCCCTAACAGGGTCCCACCTGCTCTGGCTACTCAGCTACCATGCATAGTCCTAGAGTATCTTCAATTCTTTGACATTCACTCGTTTGAAGGACTTGCTATTTCGAGAGTGATACTGTATTAGTGAAACATTTTCCTATAAATGCATTCAGCACCTAGGCCTAGTGATATCTTGACATCTTCATTGAAAAAAATGCTATTGCTAGAAATTCTTTTCATAAATAATTTTATGGAAAACTAGTAGAAATGTATAGAAAATGTCGATTTCCAGCTTTGCATTTGAAAAATATGACACTGTTTCAATGCAAGCTCGGTGCCGTTTTTCTCCCATTCTCCGGTTCGCAATGCGCGTGCGCTCTGCATCCATCTGTGTACGGTGTACCACACATCGAGGAATTTGTAAGCTTAAATAAAGATGCTCAACGTCTCGGCTCCGTGGTGCCTTCCTATCGGCGAAACTGATTTATCCtaaaaggaaaacaagagcagAACTCAATATAGGATTTTAACAGATCTTCCACAACCCATTAAACTCATAGTGTATCAT includes:
- the LOC110493501 gene encoding mpv17-like protein encodes the protein MRKAFIKHVKKFPWFTNVTLYGCLFAGGDIVHQLFSRNEKMDWRHTRNVAVVAFSFHGNFNFFWMRFLERRFPGNSIRMVVRKLFLDQTTAAPLATSVFYTGVSFLEGNEDIFQDWREKFLNTYKTGLMFWPFMQFLNFSMVPLYMRTTFAGCCAFVWATFLCFSRQSGDGTANAALAWMFTPKQDTTTEPEAEKLGPKVDQRGPKLDTEEPKPENPSPKEETQTPTVKQDDQAQTKEVEASLNKGTQTDTTPSQEKGPQTSTDSK